The DNA region TTGTATTTTCATGCTTGATATGCTGAAAACCTCTAAATCAGTACACTCAAAATCTGATTGGCTTTTAGTTGCAAAGCCACATTGTTGAGATAAGACTAACGTGATATAAATGTCCCATGATAGGATTGAGTAGGTGATGATTGtcttccacttaaggataatcttaaaaaaaaaagattaaatcaGCAGATATCAAAAGGagacacacatatacacatacttCTCTGTAGCTCAGTTTGCCGTCAAAATCTTCATCCACTTCCTTAATCATGGTCTTCAGTCCCAGATGAGTCTGTGGAGCTCCTAGTTTCTCCATCATTAGCTTAAGCTCCATCAGATCAATAAAGCCATCTTTACCAGAGTCAAATCTACAAAGACAAACGTACACTTATTCCACAGAAACATTTATGAacgatttctttttttattgcaCAAGACAATCTGTAAAACAGCAGGAAATAAGTGATTCAAACAGAGATTATTTATAGAGTCTCACCCAGCTGTTACCACACCAACCAGcagaattgtgtgtgtgtgaaagtgagATGTGTTTGTCTTGAACACTGTGTGAAAGTAAAGAGACTGAGATTGAAGGAGTGGGCACATGCTACTATTTTGGTTTAAGTGATGCTTTTAGTAACACATGGGTGAACGTCAATGTCCAGCTTCTTTCATCTTTGCATGAAACGTCCAAAAACAGATCTTTTGAATTTTGCATGTGTTCTCATAGACAGCAAGATGATTAAATGAAAAGCAGATTTTGTCTTGGGTTTCTTTTCAGATTTTCCTAAGAACGAAAAATCGGACATGCATCTGAAGATCTGAATATTTCCTGCATCCGAAATTGGATACTGTATCAGTACATACTGAATTAGACGAATTACCTCGACTGTTAAAACAGTATGCTCTATACTGTAGTATAAATATGGGTAGTGTGAATGAAATTTGGACGTACTATATCTGCCATGTGGATATATTGCGTGACATACAGTACATTGTCAAAACAATAAATAAGACATTAACTTGGATGATGTTAAACAAGCTCAATTTTTCAACAAGGAACAACTGTTTTCctgtttgtttttacatttaaaggtgcagtgtgtaatttttagaaggatctcttgacagaaatgcaaaataatatacaaaactatattatcaggggtgtataaagacctttcataatgaaccgttatgtgtttattaccttagaacgagacctttttatctacatacaaagagggtccccttacgtggaagtcgccattttgtgccgccatttttctatagaagcccttaacggacaattttttttacaaagttgtctccgatgatgacatgtttgtccggtggcagctaccgtagcttctctatgtgtttcaaaagcaaagTGTGAGCAGTGGTCTAcaccgttggttgcaattcgcaaccccaccactagatgccgcaaaactttacacactgcacctttaaatagaGCTGCATCACCACTTTCCGACATTTTTTAATATGACGATCCCTCTCCTCCTCTTCGTTGGGtgacaaaagctgtcactgggacggtactgtttaaaaaggtcctaatatgtaccattttggtacatatatgtacctaTGAGgaaccagtatgtacctctaaggtaccaatgtgtaccaatatgcaccttttaggtacagaagtaaactttgtgaaaatgtagcgccccagtgacagcttgtttTAGCTTTGTGTACcttttttttcacttttcacTTATTGTTTTTCTAATACTATAAATTCTGACATACTACTCTTCTTACCTACTATATAGCATGGAAGTAGGAGATTTCAGACACAGTGAATGTCTCAACTCTGTTCATATTTGCTAATACacaatataaaatatttcaatatgAAATTAAACATTTGTGATGCAGCGCTgcatgtgaaaacccagctgaagtaaaaaaaattctacataaagtcatcctacataatgtaaaaaccattttgaaacatatccttgttactattattattgcctaaataaggtcatgtcatagattgaaatcaatgagtgaatcaaactttgatgctccaaatctcattattagattgagatagtctggatttcacagacagtccCATTTCGCATAATATTTTCCTGTGACTAAATCAGAAGTGCTCAAACTTGGGCTCGTGAGCCAAAGTTGGCCTGCAATGACCTTTAATTTGGCCCGTCATGCCATGTGAGATAAGAAAAATGATAGACGTCATTGACGCAAAGgttcatatttctaattaaacgTTTCTAATATgtaaaatttttgttttatttgtacatcacaaaaatgtaaattgaaattaaatccAAGGAATTAAAgtgaatgttttaatgtacatgcatacttgaaggtgtATAGCATGCATCACGAAACTCAACGAACTCGGGTACTATAGGCTAATAATGGAGAGGTCGAGGCAGTGGCACACAGACAATGGGAAATTAAAAAATGAttggcaaaatgttttttttttacaacagttacctttaaaaataaaactgcattagttatgcataaatagagtaatgtttgcttataatttttttaaatattagaaaattataaatgaagagtatcagggcaactttaattttaaaataacacagcaacatttactgttttcttaccattgtcgcttcggtttagggttagattaacataaaatgacatcaatacccaaacccaactctaaccctaacgccaggtgacatataaaaaaataaatcagtaaaaataatataaaccaatacataaagtgacattctaatgcaagcaccaaatctaaccctaaaccgaagcaatggtttgaaaataggaaaaagcagttgagtaaccaatacatgatAATTACACgtaaacaggaattcgttatacggtcacgaaaaaacgcggaaaatttgtgaaaatataaataaaaaaatcaataatttacgtgactatatcacaaaaccttgtgagactgggtagcagcGACAGAGGGACCATCTCAAAgttttgcttagggccccccagcATCTAGGACCAGCACTGTATCCCAACAACTATCTTATTTGTTTTAActaatatttattctgtaataaTGGCAGAAGCGTCTAAAACAAAGCTATAAAGGGAAATGAAACATAACTGAGATGTCCATAAAGTCTCCCACACTATAAAGGAGCGACCTCTGAGCAATAAAATGATCTTGTGGGTCTTTCTCTCTTTGAAACACATCTCTTGTAGCTTATATGAGGGTGTATATGTTTGCTCTGAATGACCTTTCAATCTCATCTCCCCAGTGCCTCCATATTGTTTTTGAAAGGTCATTAAAACGCCTGCTGATGGAACAGCTCGGTCATTGCTGCATCATTACTGAGCATCATTAACATCTGAAGAAAACATACTAATGTGTTTTATAATAACACTATGTGCAATAGCAATAGTGATGCTTTCCTTAGCAAGTTACACACCCATTGTTGgaaaaaatatggacaaacccaactattaaaatttaaattaagctttggtgggttgttttaacacaaaatgctgggttgttttggGTTGTTGTGACATTTTCTAGATTTATTAAACCAATAATTTCTAAGTCTTCAGTCTTTGTTGAGTGTTGTTTTTAGGCGTGCTCACACTTGCCTGTCCCTAATGAAAAGACAACTGGGACTCTGCGGACCAACACAACAACTGCTTTAAGCAACTGACTACACACATGTTAAACTGTGTGAATGCATGCGAAACAAACCACCTCCTGACATAATTGTGGGTGCATAGCATGCATTTATGtggacgtgtgtgtgtgtttctcttTGTCCTCTCTGATTTCCTGCTGTGGTATTTATAGATGCCAACGCTTGGGGTAGGCATTCTGTTATAGAGCCTGGCATTCACTGCAGTGGAGTGTTGCTTTCACTGATCCTGAATCTGCAGTTAACCACAGATATGCTTAGAGGCACTACTATGAACTACTTAAAAGCTGACTTGAGAACAGCTGGGGAGGAGCATCAAGCAGGACAAAGACTCAATAACAAACCAAAATAGGAGGATGAGGTTGGCATGTCGCTTCTCCTCAAACACATTCCAGGTCAGCATCCCTCCCTAAACTTCAAATTAGTGCTATAGAGGAATGGACATACAGTGGTATTGAAGAAGGAAAATAAATGCATATTATTGCACTGTATGTGATCCTGTATGAGAAATTTAGTCTTGTCACACCCTGTCAAAAAGAGACCAATCAAAACTTCAAAACAAGTACAGGCCCTTTAACCTTGCATGCCAAAGAAAGATACCAAGAATCTATGATATAgagtgtttgtctgtctgtctagttGGTTGAAAAGATGAGACTATACTAGCATACATTTTCATACGGTTTAATACTGGGTAGTACTGGTCTGACTGAACTAATCCATTAATCTATCATAGCATCACATGACAGTGTATATCAGGAAGTTGGTTTGTGTAAGTTTATGCCTATATCTTGCTTTTGACCCATTTTTCTCTTATACATGTCTTTTTTTTTAGATCTGGTGAAACTGGGTCGGACTGAGCTAAACTGGGccagattatatatatatatcatatctTGCGGTCCTGACATAGTCCAGCACCAGTACCAGAGTTGCCCGCAAATGCAAATTCTATTAATAGcttcaattttaatatttgtttatcacatatttttattttagcttggcttattttatgtatgttgacattttaaacaatgataaaacaaatcaacaagtaaaagaaaaaagttttgagtagattatataaaaaaagtagccatccagattgttttatccattgtggtagctcTTGCTCACAAAAAAGGTTATAAACCCATGGTCTAGTCTCATGGGACAGCTACATTATGaataaaccatggttttacctTGAACTGTACCCCTAACCCCTCTTTACACTTTAATAATTTCGACAGAACTTTAGCATTAACTTCTTTGGGCAAAATAACAGGTGAATACATATTTAGGATGGATTGTTCACTGTTGCTGACACAATGCTTGCATTAAATACACAAGATAAAAGATAGAATAAATGCTATTAACTTGAAAATTagatttcaatttttttaaccattcGATTTCACAACTCTGTATAAAAACCAAAGAGTTTCTCTTTTTCCTCACGCCTCCataaacacagacaaacacTCACAAAGATGGCATTGTTGCACATAGAGGGGGCTTCTCTGGGGACGTAGGGTTTGTGAGTGGACCCTTGTACTGAAATAATGAGAGGGAAATCAGGACAATGGCTGTTCAGAGAGATCACCCCAgagtaaaactttattttggcACTGTACAAGGAtgctgagagagagaaagagatgctTTCAATTTTTGAAGTTTAACCTGATTGGCTATGCAAGTCATTTCAACATCATCTTTTCATTTTcgactagtgatgagttgcaCTGCTCTACAAAACAACTTATTGCTTCATTTGTtatgttaataaaaaacatgttgatatgacatgtttatttaatttggataaATGGTTATATTATACTCTCAgacaaaaggtacaaaaaagAACTAACGTTTGCACTACTTCAAAAAATAGTACACTTACCTTAAATACAGGTAAAACACACATTAAGACCTTTTTCATAGTGACAACTTTTGAGAGTTtaattaactaatttttttcactGCATTGGCAATACAATTTATATAGATCTTGCTATGGTAAGATAATACAATTTAGAGAAGTAACTAAAAAAACATagaaataattcaataaaattatGATCAATTTAGGGCTACTTGTAAATCACTTAAATTCACTTTGATCCAAGAACACAGTCTGCTTATTCTTCATGGCATTGCGTTGTTTTACCAATTTAAAGCCCTCACATGCATCTTATATCACCATAATTATGTAAATTTatagttaaaataaataaatgaagcaTTGTCAAGAAAGGATACTccataaaattataataaactAACCTAACAAACTCACCTTTTGAACATTGTCTCCATATCTTTGATCTGTTTACGAGAGAACTCTTTAAACTCCGTGTAAGGGTTAAACACCTTCATTTGCTTGGGTTTCGCAGTGCCCTCGTGAATGTCCAGCCTGCGGTTGAGTTTCTCCGTGAGTTCAGAGGTGGCGTCGTCGTTCATGGTGGCAGATTTTACCGGCGATTGTTCCTCGTCCGCTTCTGTGTGCACGAGACTCTCCGGTGATCCGGGTTTAGTGTCGATCAGTCTGCGCTGTAGTTTCCGTGCGATCTGCTCGGATGACATTGCGGACTGTGAATGTGATGCTCTCAGTTGTTTCTCAGTATCCAGCCCGGAGTTCAGAGAGGGCGGGGCTGCAGCGCGAGTGAGTCCCTTTAAACGTGATGATGCCTGGATATGCGTATATTAGCTGTAGGTGGTTTGAGGAAAAATAAGAGATTACTGCTATTAGCTGGGTTCTCTGTTagagaaatgtaaaaaaaaaattaattgagaAAACATTTTTGCGTTGGCCAGGAATCGAACGCTTCCCTTAACTTTTCCCATTCATTCACTTGTACGTAGCGCACGAACAAATCATgatggcgacacctgctggtgaAAACAGTGTAACAGCAACAATATCTCACtcctatttttttaaagattttacaAAACATTAGCAATTTCCCCCacacaaaaatattattttttaaataaattagaaggtaatatataaacatttactttttctattttttgtttcatttagaGCTAACCATATGTCATTAACTCGCACATATTTGTCATTAAAgctgtttttaaagaaagagcAGGCAAAAAGAGTAGTATTATTAATCAGAAGAGAGAtgaatgttaaataaaaaaaaatgtaaaatcagaatttatttttgatattttttaaggTTCTTATATTAGTTATAGAAACTCTGCAAGAGTTTTACACATTCTGTTTTaaagcataagctggtgagctggttttagctggtctcccagcttggttagctggtattgctggtgtagcaaggtgatctagctgtgttttggtcactttttaagctggtctaccGTCTAggtggacttagctggtcaggctggaagaccagctgactcaccagcttgaccagctttgccaggctgggaggaccagcttaaaccagctactgccaccttaaaccagcaaAAACCAGCTActagcttatgctggtcttagctggattttttcAGTAGGAAAGGGAAGTTTTTCTGCCAAGAACTACACAAAAATAGTTTAACAAGATTGTGAATGtaaaaatgattattttatttaagttataattaaaatgattttt from Paramisgurnus dabryanus chromosome 8, PD_genome_1.1, whole genome shotgun sequence includes:
- the efhd1 gene encoding EF-hand domain-containing protein D1 — encoded protein: MSSEQIARKLQRRLIDTKPGSPESLVHTEADEEQSPVKSATMNDDATSELTEKLNRRLDIHEGTAKPKQMKVFNPYTEFKEFSRKQIKDMETMFKRFDSGKDGFIDLMELKLMMEKLGAPQTHLGLKTMIKEVDEDFDGKLSYREFLLIFRKAAAGELQEESGLMALARLSEIDVSTEGVLGARDFFEAKVQALSVRSKFEAEIREEQEERKRIELERKQRRAAFKELQSTFCS